A single region of the Anomaloglossus baeobatrachus isolate aAnoBae1 chromosome 2, aAnoBae1.hap1, whole genome shotgun sequence genome encodes:
- the LOC142289255 gene encoding olfactory receptor class A-like protein 1, which produces MEVRVIIKAFGFLLLLIIGIPGNVFVCLQFTYVRIIERKLLPTNIIMAILSFFNFFVLFSRIIPQSLNALGVENLLNDTECKLVIYTYRVSRAMSICITCLLSCHQCILIAPMKHVWMYLKQKVTQRSMVVILAFWIINLCTYPFFILNAYARKNGTTSVYTLHLVYCKADFLNYQSYIMNGMFYEVRDFVFVVTMILSSSYMVCILFYHGRSMRRMMTMNTSQRRVVHYKASSAVIALVALYVALFGLDNSLWIYTLTLSDVSPDMNDTRIFLASSYAALSPILIIITNPKLQRNWLFLHRQKPYPISLDGQGHVNCITEWKSNSE; this is translated from the coding sequence ATGGAAGTTCGTGTAATTATTAAAGCATTTGGATTTTTGCTTTTGCTCATAATTGGGATTCCAGGAAACGTCTTTGTTTGTTTACAATTTACATACGTGAGAATCATTGAGAGAAAACTCCTTCCCACCAACATAATAATGGCAATTTTGTCTTTCTTCAATTTCTTTGTTCTCTTTTCCCGTATAATACCACAGTCCCTTAATGCTTTAGGTGTTGAGAATTTGCTCAATGACACCGAGTGTAAGCTAGTCATATACACATACAGAGTAAGTCGAGCAATGTCTATATGTATCACCTGTCTATTAAGCTGCCACCAGTGCATTCTCATCGCACCAATGAAACATGTTTGGATGTATCTCAAACAAAAAGTTACACAAAGATCCATGGTTGTAATTCTGGCTTTTTGGATCATTAATCTTTGTACATATCCTTTCTTTATCTTAAATGCCTATGCTAGAAAAAATGGAACAACCTCAGTGTATACTCTTCACCTGGTCTACTGCAAAGCCGACTTCTTAAATTATCAATCCTATATTATGAATGGAATGTTTTATGAAGTTCGGGATTTTGTTTTTGTCGTCACCATGATTCTGTCAAGCAGTTACATGGTGTGCATCTTGTTTTACCATGGAAGAAGTATGAGAAGAATGATGACCATGAACACATCTCAAAGGCGCGTGGTACATTACAAAGCCTCAAGTGCGGTCATCGCATTAGTTGCTCTGTATGTTGCACTATTTGGACTTGACAATTCTTTATGGATCTATACATTAACGTTGTCGGATGTCAGTCCAGACATGAATGATACTCGGATATTCTTAGCTTCATCATATGCTGCTTTAAGCCCAATACTAATAATAATCACCAACCCAAAACTTCAGCGGAATTGGCTATTTTTACATAGACAAAAACCATATCCAATCTCTTTAGACGGTCAGGGACATGTGAACTGCATTACAGAATGGAAAAGTAACAGTGAAtaa